In a genomic window of Sulfoacidibacillus ferrooxidans:
- a CDS encoding sugar phosphate nucleotidyltransferase yields the protein MKPIQGVMITSGRGTKMWPYSDVRPKCLLPVFNQTVLHRQILQLQQVGIQTLIIIADQRGMAAIRAEVERITHRLKFKLLIRYVMVESHDGSADALCYVIDDIMREPTLVLYGDIVTPVENIYQLIQSYEETREQALLVSALLNERSEDWLCAYVDDQKIVSRVIAHPRSDVNVRLSGAYVFDERIIPYLRATSDHMTCVQVGVMPPVEADLIETLHTFIGAGGTFVAYYAQTYCIDLDKPWHILEANARVMDEAASQLTHSVIPDSSYVSPEADIRGHVVLGEHVRIGPRVLIEGNAWIGDGSVVDNGAIVRGNVAIGRNVEIVDYCLITGPSAIGDRGVLRHGAEFSGVAFPGVYLYHYMELYGVIGEGSDLGAATVCGTLRFDDGETPQRIKGRREHAGYYAHAVYIGDHCRTGVNAILMPGCKIGTRSVIGAGVVLQEDVPSETLLYVEQVIVKKKWGTHLYGW from the coding sequence ATGAAACCAATTCAAGGGGTCATGATTACTTCAGGGCGCGGAACTAAAATGTGGCCGTACTCTGATGTGCGACCGAAATGCTTACTTCCGGTGTTCAACCAAACGGTGTTGCACAGACAAATTTTGCAGTTGCAACAAGTCGGGATCCAAACGTTGATCATCATAGCTGATCAACGAGGTATGGCTGCCATTCGTGCTGAAGTGGAGAGGATCACGCATCGCTTAAAGTTTAAGTTACTTATTCGCTATGTCATGGTCGAGAGTCATGATGGTTCTGCAGATGCACTGTGCTATGTCATAGATGACATCATGCGTGAACCCACATTAGTACTTTATGGGGACATCGTTACACCTGTGGAGAATATCTATCAGCTCATACAGAGCTATGAAGAGACGCGAGAGCAAGCGCTCCTGGTCTCTGCTCTTTTAAATGAGCGTTCAGAAGATTGGCTATGCGCATATGTAGATGATCAAAAAATAGTATCTCGAGTCATCGCACATCCTCGCAGTGATGTGAATGTTCGCTTATCTGGTGCTTATGTGTTCGATGAGCGCATCATTCCTTATCTTCGTGCAACTTCCGATCATATGACTTGTGTACAGGTTGGCGTCATGCCACCTGTAGAAGCAGATCTCATTGAAACATTGCATACTTTCATTGGAGCCGGTGGTACGTTTGTGGCCTACTATGCACAAACGTATTGCATAGATTTAGATAAGCCATGGCATATCCTTGAGGCCAATGCGCGTGTAATGGATGAGGCAGCATCGCAACTTACACATTCTGTAATACCAGATAGTTCCTACGTTTCTCCAGAAGCGGACATACGGGGGCATGTTGTATTAGGCGAACATGTGCGCATTGGTCCAAGGGTCCTTATTGAAGGAAATGCTTGGATAGGAGATGGTAGTGTAGTCGATAATGGTGCGATCGTACGTGGAAATGTGGCAATTGGACGCAACGTTGAGATCGTAGACTATTGTCTTATTACAGGTCCTTCGGCGATTGGAGATCGCGGAGTGTTGCGGCATGGGGCAGAATTTTCAGGAGTAGCCTTTCCTGGTGTGTATTTGTACCATTACATGGAGCTTTACGGTGTTATCGGAGAAGGGAGTGACTTAGGTGCAGCGACAGTGTGTGGGACATTGCGATTTGACGATGGGGAAACACCGCAGCGCATCAAAGGACGACGCGAGCATGCAGGTTACTATGCCCATGCAGTCTACATAGGTGACCACTGTCGAACGGGGGTCAATGCGATTTTGATGCCAGGGTGCAAAATTGGCACGAGAAGTGTGATTGGGGCAGGTGTTGTCTTACAAGAAGATGTTCCATCAGAGACGCTCTTGTACGTTGAACAAGTAATCGTTAAGAAAAAATGGGGCACACATCTTTATGGATGGTAG
- a CDS encoding SIS domain-containing protein — MNVAERYADVVLEQLRAVIETQTSALNQAATMVGDALIREQWVYVFGTGHSHMLAEEAFYRAGGLVRMVPILDTGLMLHEGAAKSSYLEGIEGYAETLLDQYPVRIGDVLIVASNSGRNAVPIDMALAGKARKMSVIALTNLRHSKMWPSRHTSGKHLFECADIVIDNCGIPGDSSIHIDGLDTDVGATSTISGTLIMNMISLQAMEYCILHGKVPEVYVSSNGVESDHNERIITKYRTQIRHL; from the coding sequence ATGAATGTTGCAGAGCGGTATGCTGATGTAGTATTAGAACAACTTCGTGCAGTCATTGAAACGCAGACCAGCGCGTTGAATCAGGCGGCAACTATGGTGGGTGATGCATTGATTCGCGAGCAATGGGTGTACGTATTTGGCACTGGTCATTCACATATGTTGGCAGAAGAGGCGTTTTACCGTGCAGGTGGTTTAGTGCGGATGGTACCAATCCTAGATACGGGTCTTATGTTGCATGAAGGTGCTGCTAAAAGCTCCTATTTAGAAGGGATAGAAGGCTATGCAGAGACTTTGCTTGACCAATATCCTGTACGAATTGGAGATGTATTGATTGTTGCTTCAAACTCTGGTCGCAATGCAGTTCCCATTGACATGGCATTAGCAGGCAAAGCGCGCAAAATGAGCGTCATAGCACTTACGAATCTTCGTCATAGTAAAATGTGGCCATCGCGCCACACGTCTGGAAAGCACCTCTTCGAGTGTGCTGACATTGTGATTGATAACTGTGGTATTCCAGGGGATTCCAGCATTCATATCGATGGATTAGATACAGACGTAGGAGCAACGTCAACGATAAGCGGCACATTGATCATGAACATGATTAGTTTACAAGCAATGGAATATTGCATTTTGCATGGCAAAGTACCTGAAGTATATGTGAGTAGTAATGGCGTTGAAAGTGATCATAATGAACGCATAATCACGAAATACCGAACACAGATTCGACATTTGTAA
- the nagA gene encoding N-acetylglucosamine-6-phosphate deacetylase, with protein sequence MHIEGNRILANGTLQTVHVRLQDGKIVEIKTFAKTEDSLPLIVPGFIDIHVHGGGGADTMDHTIEAYETIAKTHARYGTTSMLLTTVTESDAQITQVLHQAKHYMTMRHEGAQVIGVHLEGPFIHPDRAGAQRLDCIVDPQSEMASRWFDTGIVKMITMAPERPHAHDVARLARAAGIIVAAGHTRAKAVDVALAKLSGFSHVTHLCNAMEPLLHREGGPIGHVIEDQEYTADLICDGIHVHSAMIKALVRSIGSERLMLITDAIRATAMGDGLYDLGGQTVKVQGGQCQLEDGTLAGSVLTMGQAFSLVQSYGLVHLADAQRMTSENAARKLGLHSKGKIELGYDADLVLLTSQGDIMQTVIGGE encoded by the coding sequence ATGCATATTGAAGGAAATCGCATTTTGGCAAATGGCACGTTACAGACGGTGCATGTGCGCCTACAAGACGGCAAGATTGTAGAGATAAAAACTTTTGCAAAAACAGAGGACTCGCTGCCACTAATCGTGCCGGGATTTATCGATATTCATGTGCATGGTGGTGGTGGTGCTGATACGATGGATCATACGATTGAAGCTTATGAGACGATAGCGAAAACTCATGCACGCTATGGCACTACTTCCATGCTCTTAACGACGGTTACGGAGTCAGATGCGCAGATTACACAAGTACTGCATCAGGCCAAGCATTACATGACTATGCGACACGAGGGCGCACAGGTGATCGGGGTGCACTTAGAAGGGCCTTTTATTCATCCGGACCGTGCGGGTGCACAGAGGCTTGACTGCATAGTTGATCCGCAAAGTGAGATGGCTAGTCGATGGTTTGATACTGGCATCGTAAAAATGATAACGATGGCCCCTGAACGTCCGCATGCACATGATGTAGCACGCCTTGCGCGCGCAGCGGGAATCATTGTTGCAGCAGGTCATACACGTGCTAAGGCAGTTGATGTAGCACTTGCTAAACTGTCCGGCTTTAGTCATGTCACCCACCTGTGTAACGCGATGGAACCTTTGTTACATCGTGAAGGAGGACCGATTGGCCATGTGATTGAGGATCAGGAGTATACGGCTGATCTTATTTGTGATGGAATTCACGTGCATTCTGCGATGATTAAAGCTTTGGTGCGCTCGATCGGTTCAGAGCGCTTGATGTTAATTACCGATGCCATTCGCGCTACGGCTATGGGTGATGGACTCTATGATCTTGGTGGTCAAACGGTGAAGGTGCAAGGTGGTCAATGTCAGTTAGAAGATGGCACACTAGCAGGTAGTGTCCTAACGATGGGGCAGGCGTTTTCTCTGGTGCAATCCTATGGGCTAGTCCATCTTGCCGATGCACAGCGAATGACCAGTGAGAATGCTGCACGTAAGTTGGGCTTACATAGTAAAGGAAAGATTGAACTGGGGTATGATGCAGATCTCGTTCTTCTTACAAGCCAAGGTGATATCATGCAGACGGTGATTGGTGGGGAATGA
- a CDS encoding MFS transporter — MSVNIAEIERSTLRKVHNRIIPFIVVLYIISFLDRVNTGYAALQMNTALSISASAFGLVSGIFFIGYFLFEVPSNIMMHKIGAKIWIMRILVSWGIVASLTAIAQNVTELYVLRFLLGAAEAGFFPGIILYLTFWFRARDQAKAVAFFMTALALSGIIGGPVSTFILAHVHWGGLQPWRWLYILEGIPAVIFGVITLWVLPNRPNDAKWLTQEEKNWLLGELTREREAKLQRHSMSMWKVMADGRVWMLTLIYFCLVTGLYGIGFWLPQIVKALSSSYSLSTIGWLTAIPYVVAGIGMVLIGKSSDRSGERRWHTALTQVVGAIALVLLGMTTNAWVSIVLLAIATAGIYGFFGPFWAMPSLFLTEATAAVGIAFINSVGNLGGFFGPYIIGAVKQSTGSMTSAMYVLAAFLIVGAVLTLLMRQDRAKGMATDRSSVQQ, encoded by the coding sequence GTGAGTGTGAATATAGCTGAGATTGAACGTTCGACATTGCGCAAGGTGCACAATCGGATTATTCCGTTTATTGTGGTCCTCTATATTATCTCTTTTTTGGATCGGGTCAATACGGGGTATGCGGCATTGCAGATGAATACGGCACTCTCGATTAGTGCGAGTGCATTTGGGCTTGTGTCGGGGATCTTTTTTATTGGGTATTTTTTGTTTGAGGTGCCAAGCAATATCATGATGCACAAAATTGGCGCAAAAATCTGGATTATGCGAATCTTAGTGAGTTGGGGGATTGTGGCCTCGCTTACGGCGATTGCGCAAAATGTCACGGAATTATATGTGTTGCGGTTTTTGTTGGGCGCCGCAGAAGCGGGCTTTTTTCCTGGTATTATCCTATATCTGACGTTTTGGTTTCGCGCGCGGGATCAAGCAAAAGCAGTGGCGTTTTTCATGACAGCGCTTGCACTTTCAGGGATCATCGGGGGTCCGGTGTCTACCTTTATCTTGGCGCATGTCCACTGGGGTGGATTGCAACCGTGGCGCTGGCTGTATATCTTAGAGGGCATTCCTGCAGTCATCTTTGGTGTGATCACGCTGTGGGTGCTGCCCAATCGACCCAATGATGCCAAGTGGCTGACGCAGGAGGAAAAGAATTGGCTGCTCGGTGAGTTGACTCGTGAGCGTGAGGCAAAGTTGCAACGCCACTCGATGTCGATGTGGAAAGTCATGGCGGATGGTCGCGTGTGGATGTTGACGCTGATTTATTTTTGCTTAGTGACGGGACTGTATGGCATCGGGTTTTGGTTGCCGCAGATTGTGAAGGCGCTGTCTAGCTCGTATTCACTATCAACGATCGGGTGGCTCACAGCGATTCCTTATGTTGTAGCCGGGATTGGCATGGTGTTGATCGGAAAGTCTTCAGATCGCAGTGGGGAGCGGCGCTGGCATACTGCGCTGACGCAAGTGGTAGGTGCGATCGCGCTTGTACTGCTTGGTATGACGACAAATGCTTGGGTCTCGATCGTGTTGCTAGCGATAGCGACGGCTGGTATTTATGGATTTTTCGGTCCATTTTGGGCGATGCCATCGCTATTTTTAACTGAGGCTACGGCTGCAGTGGGGATTGCTTTTATCAACTCGGTAGGGAACTTAGGTGGATTTTTTGGACCGTATATCATTGGCGCAGTGAAGCAAAGCACAGGAAGTATGACCAGTGCCATGTATGTGCTCGCGGCATTTCTCATCGTAGGTGCCGTGTTGACTTTACTGATGCGCCAAGATCGCGCCAAGGGAATGGCAACCGATCGGTCATCTGTGCAGCAGTAG
- a CDS encoding GNAT family N-acetyltransferase, protein MAMLIRKAQVSDAREIAIVHVESWRSTYGGIVSDAFLSAMSYDEREARWHVILSGSQERIVYVAQDEAGKVVGFAMGGPHRDKEPECSGELYSVYLLAEYQGQGTGRQLVQAVATDLLQAKHRSMIVWVFSENRARHFYENLGATYLLSKEAQIGEQQLSESAYVWWDLETSFG, encoded by the coding sequence ATGGCGATGCTCATACGCAAAGCGCAAGTAAGTGATGCGCGAGAGATAGCGATCGTTCACGTGGAAAGCTGGCGCTCCACGTATGGTGGGATCGTGTCGGACGCATTTCTTTCTGCTATGTCATACGACGAACGGGAAGCGCGCTGGCATGTCATCCTTAGTGGGAGTCAGGAGCGCATCGTATACGTCGCGCAAGATGAGGCAGGAAAAGTAGTCGGCTTTGCGATGGGTGGACCTCATCGCGACAAAGAACCTGAGTGTAGCGGGGAACTGTATTCAGTCTACTTGTTAGCTGAGTATCAGGGACAGGGAACCGGTCGGCAACTCGTACAAGCGGTTGCCACAGACCTCCTACAGGCAAAGCACCGCTCGATGATCGTATGGGTGTTTTCGGAAAATCGCGCGAGACACTTTTATGAGAACCTAGGTGCCACCTATCTCCTTTCAAAAGAGGCGCAGATCGGTGAACAACAGCTTTCGGAGAGCGCATATGTCTGGTGGGATCTTGAGACGTCATTCGGGTGA
- a CDS encoding AAA domain-containing protein: MQDILELYRDRLTDLTKRNTSLRLLKLANKNHADVFSLATEESKDKPIRVAEEVMMQKSQIVLISAVGQSNDDLVVNRKLTTLKREIELIEQETGANTFHVAYGFLEGTVGEDFYRSPILLYPAHISKRKVQGIMHWVFELDAENPPFLNPVLDLSLNRFLGVNLGEAVKTIGEEIPTENVIAWIQSVFSAAMLNLSPYSSTLAPFKSLSSKEIPTGKVALQLQPYMIFGKFRQSTSNLLVDYEELLKNPPSEGLLYRLLNEEPAEEQLAEVKSVILNEQKEYGTYFVLQTDASQEAAVIASRERDGLIVHGPPGTGKSQVIVNLVADRLARGQKVLVVCQKPVALEVVYNRLASINLNHQITLVHDVHRDKAAVYGKIGSILQRDISTSVTELERMSNEMDDLADKLNSIANSLHADRPFGKTLQYLYANAKWDPNLIIAVSDLANGMTYEELQKRLLEIRSILALMQKFDHANYAWARRKSFAKFSNQHHMELEEVSNRLRVAVERGNEIRIQFELPNTPQYLVQNQEALMGLKQAVQIIGHSNLFKHIHMFYFDEDKEFEHSDHVARVKQVFHMITQQIKHAQELGSPIIHMSETDAKYWAKKIDDFLALQQKITRFVSSSWYGLKREVQTYCTKSGVLFESTSILKYRQSIESYLVFQSLRESIVKLHFYSDVPIVNDVDIWEEWSRRKQHAIEFLNKYVEAQDCFDKWLPDLVTKEDLDKLANVQFTTMVESLLEMVALWERISQDLQILKKYLSDDTVSELRDMVDQGIFHVSRFAELAEGVSNFDSLQRLDQMKDGLDGINQKLLERCRKKAPLESTPSASELWNEIIENSFLHAWIDAVEATDKHITDVSTELFEQSRSRYSSLLREKRRLVPEWIDRQLALEVSNVRGQARTTLKHEAGKKRQIKPLRKVLKDYTSDVLKLVPCWLCTPEAVSAIFPAESGFFDLVIFDEASQCPVENAIPAIYRGKQVVVAGDEKQLPPTNLFRISDDDEFEDEDDDFVRDNHRKASHLLDWSKPKMADQWLTWHYRSAHDALINFSNYAFYGKRMQTAPIVGFGKEKPIEFIRVNGKWIGRRNQEEADRIADLVVDIVQHDEFNPTLGIITFNSDQAELINDILDARGHNDPALYNLIEQARTRKEGDQFVGLFVKNIENVQGDERDIILFSVAYAKDQDGKMVSQFGTLSQDMGENRLNVAITRARLKVYIVCSFEPSEWTRVETYSRGPRLLKRYLEYAKAISDGDERRVNTVLEGILDATAVQSIENISIYDSPFEEEVTTALRKLGYTVQTQVGFSGYRIDLAIVHPDDPERFILGVECDGAMYHSSRVARERDLYRQRFLEQQGWSIHRVWSRNWWKTRQAEIDKIQREVERLRGGSRAQVKEFLKNSI, from the coding sequence GTGCAAGATATTTTAGAACTGTATCGAGACCGGCTCACGGATTTAACAAAACGGAACACAAGCCTTCGCTTGTTAAAGCTGGCTAATAAAAATCATGCTGACGTCTTCTCACTTGCAACTGAGGAGTCTAAAGATAAACCTATACGCGTCGCCGAAGAAGTGATGATGCAAAAATCACAAATCGTATTGATTTCAGCAGTTGGACAGTCAAACGATGATCTCGTTGTGAACCGAAAACTCACAACACTCAAACGCGAAATTGAATTAATTGAGCAGGAGACGGGGGCTAACACATTCCATGTCGCCTATGGTTTTTTAGAAGGTACCGTCGGAGAAGATTTTTATCGAAGCCCTATCCTTCTGTATCCTGCACACATTTCAAAAAGGAAAGTTCAGGGTATTATGCATTGGGTTTTTGAACTAGATGCTGAAAACCCCCCATTTCTAAACCCTGTACTGGATTTGTCATTGAATCGGTTTCTTGGAGTAAATCTGGGCGAAGCCGTCAAAACTATAGGAGAGGAAATACCGACAGAAAATGTTATTGCATGGATTCAGTCGGTATTTTCTGCTGCAATGCTGAATCTTTCCCCGTATTCTTCTACATTGGCTCCGTTTAAATCCTTAAGTAGCAAAGAAATTCCTACAGGTAAAGTGGCACTTCAACTTCAGCCTTATATGATATTTGGAAAGTTTCGACAGTCTACAAGTAATTTATTGGTTGATTATGAAGAACTTCTTAAAAATCCACCATCTGAAGGGTTGTTGTATCGACTCTTAAACGAAGAACCAGCAGAAGAGCAACTTGCTGAAGTGAAGTCAGTTATCCTCAATGAGCAAAAAGAGTATGGAACATATTTTGTTTTGCAAACTGATGCGAGTCAGGAAGCTGCAGTCATTGCATCTCGTGAACGTGATGGTCTGATTGTGCACGGACCACCGGGTACTGGGAAGTCACAAGTTATTGTCAATTTGGTAGCTGATCGTCTCGCTCGTGGGCAGAAGGTCCTTGTTGTGTGTCAAAAGCCTGTAGCGCTTGAAGTCGTCTATAATCGGTTGGCTTCCATTAACTTAAACCATCAGATAACTCTCGTTCATGACGTGCATAGAGACAAAGCTGCAGTCTATGGGAAAATCGGTTCGATCTTGCAACGCGATATCTCAACCAGTGTCACCGAACTAGAGAGAATGTCCAATGAAATGGATGATTTGGCAGACAAACTTAACTCGATCGCGAATTCGTTGCACGCCGATAGACCATTTGGAAAGACACTTCAGTATTTGTACGCAAACGCAAAGTGGGACCCAAACTTGATAATCGCGGTTTCCGATTTGGCGAATGGCATGACGTATGAAGAACTGCAAAAACGTCTTCTCGAAATCCGTTCAATTTTGGCACTTATGCAAAAGTTCGACCACGCCAATTATGCTTGGGCGAGAAGAAAGTCGTTTGCAAAGTTTAGTAATCAACATCACATGGAGCTCGAAGAGGTAAGCAACCGGCTCCGCGTAGCGGTTGAACGTGGTAACGAAATTCGAATACAATTCGAGTTGCCCAATACACCGCAGTACCTAGTTCAGAACCAAGAAGCACTAATGGGGCTAAAACAAGCAGTTCAAATCATAGGACACAGTAACCTATTCAAGCACATTCATATGTTCTACTTCGATGAAGATAAGGAATTTGAGCATTCTGACCACGTGGCTCGCGTCAAACAAGTATTTCACATGATCACGCAACAGATAAAACATGCTCAAGAGCTCGGCTCGCCGATTATACATATGTCCGAGACCGATGCTAAGTACTGGGCAAAGAAGATTGATGATTTTCTTGCGCTTCAACAGAAAATCACACGCTTTGTATCTTCCTCGTGGTATGGACTGAAACGTGAAGTTCAAACATACTGCACAAAAAGTGGTGTTCTATTTGAAAGTACGTCGATTTTGAAATATCGCCAGTCGATTGAATCCTATTTAGTTTTCCAATCACTTCGTGAGAGCATCGTGAAATTACATTTTTACTCGGACGTACCGATAGTGAATGACGTTGATATCTGGGAAGAGTGGAGTCGTAGAAAGCAGCACGCCATTGAGTTTTTAAACAAATACGTTGAGGCGCAGGACTGCTTCGACAAATGGTTACCCGATTTGGTTACAAAAGAGGACCTAGACAAGTTAGCGAATGTTCAATTTACAACGATGGTCGAATCGCTCCTAGAAATGGTTGCCCTTTGGGAGCGAATCAGCCAGGACCTTCAGATCTTGAAAAAATATTTGTCCGACGATACAGTTTCGGAACTACGCGACATGGTGGATCAGGGTATTTTTCATGTCTCTCGATTTGCGGAACTTGCAGAGGGCGTGAGCAATTTTGACAGTCTACAGCGTCTCGATCAGATGAAAGATGGCCTTGATGGAATAAACCAGAAGTTATTGGAACGTTGTCGGAAAAAGGCACCACTTGAATCTACGCCTAGCGCATCTGAACTGTGGAACGAAATCATTGAAAACAGTTTCCTCCATGCTTGGATTGACGCTGTGGAAGCGACCGACAAACACATAACAGATGTGTCAACGGAACTATTTGAACAATCGCGCAGTCGATACAGTTCGCTACTCAGGGAAAAACGACGGTTGGTACCAGAGTGGATTGATCGTCAACTGGCGTTAGAAGTTTCAAATGTGCGCGGACAGGCAAGAACCACGCTTAAACATGAAGCAGGTAAAAAACGCCAAATCAAACCGCTTCGAAAGGTATTAAAGGACTATACGTCAGACGTATTAAAGCTTGTGCCTTGCTGGCTGTGTACACCCGAAGCTGTCAGTGCCATTTTCCCAGCGGAGAGCGGATTTTTTGATTTGGTCATTTTCGATGAAGCATCACAGTGTCCAGTTGAGAACGCTATTCCTGCGATTTATCGCGGAAAGCAAGTAGTTGTCGCTGGTGATGAAAAGCAGCTACCACCCACAAATCTGTTTCGTATATCTGACGATGATGAATTTGAGGACGAGGACGATGATTTTGTGCGAGATAATCACAGAAAGGCATCACATCTACTGGACTGGAGTAAGCCGAAGATGGCAGACCAATGGCTCACATGGCACTACCGCTCGGCACATGATGCCCTGATTAATTTCTCTAATTACGCATTTTACGGCAAGCGGATGCAGACAGCTCCTATTGTGGGATTCGGCAAAGAAAAACCAATCGAGTTTATTCGCGTTAACGGTAAGTGGATTGGTCGGCGAAACCAGGAAGAAGCAGATCGTATCGCAGACCTTGTAGTCGATATTGTGCAACATGACGAATTTAATCCAACGCTAGGAATCATTACATTTAATAGTGACCAAGCGGAGCTCATCAATGATATTTTAGATGCCCGTGGACACAATGACCCAGCGCTTTATAATTTGATTGAGCAAGCACGGACACGCAAAGAAGGCGACCAGTTCGTCGGATTGTTCGTGAAAAACATCGAGAATGTACAGGGCGATGAACGTGATATCATCTTGTTCTCTGTGGCTTACGCGAAAGACCAAGACGGGAAGATGGTAAGTCAGTTCGGTACGTTATCACAAGATATGGGGGAAAATCGATTAAATGTTGCCATAACACGTGCAAGGCTGAAAGTTTACATCGTTTGTTCGTTTGAACCAAGTGAATGGACACGTGTCGAGACATATTCAAGGGGACCGAGGTTGCTTAAACGCTACCTTGAGTACGCAAAGGCAATATCCGATGGTGACGAGAGACGGGTGAATACGGTATTGGAAGGAATTCTGGATGCGACAGCTGTCCAATCCATCGAAAATATCTCCATTTACGACAGCCCATTTGAAGAAGAAGTGACTACGGCTCTTCGAAAGTTGGGCTATACGGTACAGACCCAAGTTGGCTTTTCAGGGTATCGTATTGATTTGGCGATTGTCCATCCGGATGATCCTGAGCGTTTCATACTGGGTGTCGAATGTGACGGGGCAATGTATCACTCATCTCGCGTAGCTCGCGAACGCGATTTGTATCGACAGCGGTTCCTAGAACAGCAAGGTTGGTCTATTCATCGTGTATGGAGCCGTAATTGGTGGAAAACGAGACAAGCGGAAATTGATAAAATCCAACGTGAGGTAGAACGGCTTCGAGGAGGCTCACGTGCACAGGTCAAGGAGTTTTTGAAAAACTCTATATAA
- a CDS encoding DUF5110 domain-containing protein: MNAPLDEMPLFVRQGAILPEYPVQSAVQFDCVSSLQFVIYGDPQEAAQSYVLYEDDGISFDHESGLYNELEVTYEATVDDGASVTYRYLQQGYLPAYRSRVFCFTRIRAVEQIAVEGFTCVTVEQLTSMSKGYAIDMDAGEVLVKLPADVMKARFVWRRQRS; this comes from the coding sequence GTGAATGCACCGCTTGACGAAATGCCGCTATTTGTAAGACAAGGTGCTATTTTACCGGAATATCCGGTGCAATCTGCGGTGCAGTTTGACTGTGTATCGTCTTTGCAGTTTGTCATCTATGGTGATCCGCAGGAAGCAGCGCAATCGTATGTGTTATATGAAGATGATGGTATTTCGTTTGATCATGAGTCGGGGCTATACAATGAACTCGAAGTTACTTATGAGGCTACTGTGGATGACGGGGCGAGTGTAACCTATCGCTATTTGCAACAGGGATATCTTCCTGCCTATCGCTCACGGGTCTTTTGTTTTACGCGAATCCGCGCTGTGGAGCAGATCGCTGTAGAAGGATTTACCTGTGTTACGGTCGAGCAGTTGACAAGTATGTCAAAAGGGTATGCAATTGATATGGATGCAGGAGAAGTTCTCGTCAAACTACCTGCTGATGTCATGAAAGCTCGCTTTGTGTGGCGGCGTCAGAGATCGTGA
- a CDS encoding antibiotic biosynthesis monooxygenase family protein, giving the protein MSDLTQGIAVTPKPPYYAAILTVVPGEDATGYAAMATRMIEMAKSQEGFLGVESAEADLGIIVSYWESMASIESWGRNAFHQSAKTLGKETWYQAFRTRICKVEHEY; this is encoded by the coding sequence ATGTCCGATCTTACACAGGGAATTGCAGTTACACCAAAACCACCATACTACGCCGCTATTCTAACCGTAGTTCCAGGAGAAGATGCTACAGGTTACGCCGCCATGGCTACACGCATGATTGAGATGGCAAAGTCCCAAGAAGGCTTTTTAGGCGTCGAAAGCGCAGAAGCAGATCTTGGCATCATCGTTTCCTATTGGGAATCGATGGCATCTATTGAATCCTGGGGTCGCAACGCTTTTCACCAATCCGCCAAGACACTTGGCAAAGAAACCTGGTATCAGGCGTTTCGCACCCGCATTTGCAAAGTCGAGCACGAATATTAG
- a CDS encoding DoxX family protein: MIHNGLEVNVGLLIIRLVVGLTFMGHGTQKLFGWFGGAGPQNTGKWLESLGIQSRGMFFAVAAGLFELVGGLLFAAGFMTLIGSTLIVIVMIDAIIAVHGPNGYWMDRGGFEYNLVLIAVVIGVALVGPGQFTYPFSI, from the coding sequence ATGATTCATAACGGTCTGGAGGTCAATGTAGGATTATTGATCATTCGATTGGTAGTAGGACTTACGTTTATGGGGCATGGCACACAAAAGTTATTTGGTTGGTTTGGTGGCGCTGGCCCACAAAATACAGGGAAGTGGCTTGAGTCGCTTGGGATTCAGTCGCGAGGTATGTTTTTTGCAGTTGCCGCTGGACTCTTCGAATTAGTGGGAGGGCTGCTGTTTGCAGCAGGGTTTATGACGCTGATCGGCTCAACACTCATTGTGATTGTCATGATTGATGCGATTATTGCGGTGCATGGACCCAACGGTTACTGGATGGATCGCGGTGGTTTTGAATACAATCTGGTGTTAATTGCCGTTGTGATCGGCGTTGCGTTGGTGGGTCCAGGACAATTTACCTATCCATTTTCGATATAA